Proteins encoded in a region of the Niveispirillum cyanobacteriorum genome:
- a CDS encoding TonB-dependent receptor — translation MSVKQNLTRGLGGCSILALAVAGLIMPGIASAQSAPAASGAAGGELEEIIVTGFRASLRSALNEKRNSTEQVDAINAEDIADFPDNNLAESLQRLPGVSIDRDNGEGRSITVRGLGGDFNRTRLNGLEALSTAGSNDSGSTPNRSRSFDYSTFASELFSSLKVQKSPSAETDEGSLGATIDLQTGRPFDYKKDTYALSTEGSYNQNSKKINPRTAGLLSHLFNDNTMGILISGAYSKSVNEIDQFRRSPGQSDYLYRGSQWAGDENPQRAGFSAPVGTSFGSAITNPDAIAYQTGSDPVAYAKLYPGAPYNTPGRFNDSLVRIPALASIEQQDVKQERLGLTAAYQWQVNDDTKLSIDGAYSRLENLSTYNQVSSVGLNRNNTNATYNTASNSLTPVAARALYPGLCVPNAGSDLVPAQDCGQQLYGSTPAFTTAVNASGQRVASILGAAAVVPGGTTPTNANIFSTNPYNLDPYDYYNNPSSVGYIPSSNRLAFRGALIGRPAVDVLDANVTNGLADYLVLRNVDFRSAADQSHYVTKFHQGSLQLDHDFSEDFTMRIITGMSKSTNVSQGLLVEFNRMDSQGLFVYDERGGGSMPVIDFGFDAADPANWETVKGFSGIRNYQRFVKNTYKQGKIDFDWQIVDEFSLGFGANYKEFTFNTDQYERNNDLLNPTLKEAGVTTASVSRVIDFGQGLKVPDGTMTSFVVPSIQAFDDLFDFTCNCVNKWGDWRITNKRNGGRERYSVTERDTGYYVQGDWDLELFGNPFRGNVGTRIAVTEVDSLGNSNAGRPLKGSNKYTDILPSLNMVYEPIDDVLLRFGASKVMARPLLGNLSPTITALSIPNTGATTGATLTIGNPKLKPFRSDNFDASVEWYFQPGGLISIAGFSKDISSFPQTVLYSAKLSDFLDDEGIQAIRAGFTNAQQLAYLDAGYEFTARQYRDAPGGWLRGFEASFQMDFTFLPEFWSDFGTQFNYTHIKSKLKYILDPGTATVAPTIATGPFLNVSPDAFNATLYYETDDFRARVSVAQRKGYSTAYPIAAGACAPGLQTPVPTSPATQGTACDSPLINDFVFSRSTTNIDASISYKLTDLITVTAEGLNLTNQTSDRYAYEGQEAVTQYGSSGRIFRVGTRVRF, via the coding sequence ATGAGTGTGAAGCAGAACCTGACACGCGGCCTGGGCGGCTGCTCCATCTTGGCCCTGGCTGTTGCTGGGCTGATCATGCCCGGCATTGCGTCGGCGCAATCGGCCCCCGCCGCTTCGGGTGCCGCCGGTGGTGAGCTAGAGGAAATCATTGTTACCGGCTTCCGCGCCTCGCTGCGTTCCGCCCTGAACGAGAAGCGCAACTCCACTGAGCAGGTGGATGCGATCAATGCTGAGGACATTGCCGACTTCCCCGACAACAATCTGGCGGAAAGCTTACAGCGCCTACCGGGCGTGTCCATCGACCGAGACAATGGTGAAGGCCGATCGATCACCGTCCGTGGCCTGGGTGGCGATTTCAACCGTACCCGTCTGAACGGCCTTGAAGCGCTGTCGACTGCCGGTTCCAACGATTCCGGCTCCACGCCAAACCGCTCCCGCTCCTTCGACTATTCCACCTTCGCCTCCGAGCTTTTTTCCTCCCTGAAGGTGCAGAAGTCGCCGTCGGCGGAAACGGATGAAGGCTCGCTGGGCGCCACCATCGACCTGCAAACGGGCCGTCCCTTCGACTACAAGAAGGACACCTACGCGCTGTCGACGGAAGGCAGCTACAATCAGAACTCCAAGAAGATCAACCCGCGCACGGCGGGCCTTTTGTCCCACCTGTTCAACGACAATACGATGGGCATCCTGATTTCCGGTGCCTATTCCAAATCGGTGAACGAAATCGACCAGTTCCGCCGTAGCCCGGGTCAATCCGACTACCTCTACCGCGGCTCACAATGGGCGGGTGATGAAAATCCCCAGCGGGCCGGCTTCTCCGCTCCGGTGGGCACCAGCTTTGGCAGCGCGATCACCAATCCCGACGCCATCGCCTACCAGACCGGTTCGGACCCTGTGGCCTACGCCAAGCTGTATCCCGGCGCGCCCTACAACACGCCGGGTCGCTTCAATGACAGTCTGGTCCGCATTCCGGCCCTGGCCTCCATCGAACAACAGGATGTGAAGCAGGAACGGCTGGGCCTGACCGCCGCCTATCAGTGGCAGGTGAACGACGACACCAAGCTGTCGATCGACGGCGCCTATTCCCGGCTTGAGAACCTGTCCACCTACAATCAGGTGTCCAGCGTCGGCCTGAACCGCAACAACACCAACGCCACCTATAACACCGCCAGCAATTCGCTGACCCCTGTTGCGGCCCGCGCGCTGTATCCCGGTCTATGTGTGCCCAACGCCGGTAGCGATCTCGTACCGGCGCAGGATTGCGGCCAGCAGCTTTACGGCTCCACACCGGCCTTTACCACGGCCGTCAACGCATCAGGTCAGCGGGTGGCGTCGATCCTGGGAGCAGCGGCAGTTGTGCCCGGCGGCACCACGCCCACCAACGCCAACATCTTCTCGACCAACCCCTATAATCTCGACCCCTACGACTATTACAACAACCCCAGTTCGGTGGGTTACATCCCGTCCAGCAATCGACTGGCATTCCGTGGCGCGCTGATCGGGCGGCCTGCTGTGGACGTGCTGGATGCCAATGTCACCAACGGTTTGGCGGATTATCTGGTTCTGAGGAATGTGGATTTCCGCTCTGCTGCGGACCAGAGTCACTATGTGACGAAGTTCCACCAGGGTTCATTGCAGCTGGATCATGATTTCAGCGAAGATTTCACCATGCGGATCATTACCGGCATGTCGAAATCGACCAATGTCAGCCAGGGTCTGCTGGTGGAATTCAACCGCATGGATAGCCAGGGCCTGTTCGTCTATGACGAACGCGGCGGCGGTTCCATGCCAGTGATCGATTTTGGGTTCGATGCTGCCGATCCCGCCAACTGGGAAACCGTGAAGGGCTTTTCCGGCATCCGCAATTATCAGCGCTTTGTGAAGAACACCTACAAGCAGGGCAAGATCGACTTCGATTGGCAGATCGTTGACGAATTCAGCCTGGGTTTTGGTGCGAACTACAAGGAGTTCACGTTCAATACCGACCAGTACGAACGCAACAATGACCTGCTGAACCCCACCCTGAAGGAGGCCGGCGTCACCACCGCCAGCGTCAGCCGCGTCATCGATTTCGGCCAGGGGCTGAAGGTGCCGGACGGCACGATGACCAGCTTTGTGGTACCCTCGATCCAGGCCTTCGACGATCTGTTCGACTTCACCTGCAACTGCGTTAACAAATGGGGTGACTGGCGCATCACCAACAAGCGCAATGGCGGCCGCGAGCGTTATAGCGTGACCGAGCGCGATACCGGTTATTATGTGCAGGGTGACTGGGACCTGGAACTGTTCGGTAACCCGTTCCGTGGCAATGTCGGCACCCGTATCGCCGTGACAGAGGTCGACAGCCTTGGTAACAGCAATGCCGGGCGCCCGCTGAAAGGCTCCAACAAGTATACCGATATCCTGCCCTCGCTGAACATGGTGTATGAGCCCATCGACGATGTGCTGCTTCGCTTTGGTGCTTCCAAGGTGATGGCGCGCCCGCTGCTGGGCAACCTCTCGCCGACCATCACTGCCCTGTCGATTCCCAATACCGGCGCCACGACGGGCGCCACGCTGACCATCGGCAATCCCAAACTGAAGCCGTTCCGCTCGGATAATTTCGATGCCAGCGTCGAATGGTACTTCCAGCCGGGTGGCCTGATTTCCATTGCTGGTTTCAGCAAGGATATCAGCAGCTTCCCGCAGACCGTGCTCTATTCGGCCAAACTGTCCGACTTCTTGGATGATGAAGGTATCCAGGCCATCCGCGCTGGCTTTACCAATGCCCAGCAACTGGCCTACCTGGATGCCGGATATGAGTTCACGGCCCGTCAGTACCGCGACGCACCCGGCGGCTGGCTGCGCGGTTTTGAGGCCAGCTTCCAGATGGACTTTACCTTCCTGCCGGAATTCTGGTCCGATTTCGGTACTCAGTTCAACTACACCCATATCAAGAGCAAGCTGAAATATATCCTGGACCCCGGAACGGCCACCGTAGCCCCGACCATCGCGACCGGGCCGTTCCTGAATGTGTCGCCGGACGCCTTCAATGCCACTCTCTACTATGAAACGGACGATTTCCGCGCCCGTGTCTCGGTAGCGCAGCGTAAGGGCTACAGTACGGCCTATCCCATCGCCGCCGGTGCCTGTGCCCCCGGCCTGCAAACACCGGTGCCGACCAGCCCGGCCACGCAGGGCACGGCGTGCGACAGCCCGCTGATCAACGATTTCGTCTTCAGCCGTTCGACCACCAATATCGATGCGTCGATCAGCTACAAGCTGACCGACCTGATCACGGTCACGGCGGAAGGTCTTAATCTGACCAACCAGACCAGCGACCGCTACGCCTATGAGGGCCAGGAGGCTGTCACGCAGTATGGCAGCTCCGGCCGCATCTTCCGCGTCGGTACCCGCGTCCGGTTCTAA
- a CDS encoding IclR family transcriptional regulator, translating into MSRPGLKGTYAAPALEKAFEILELLADRPAGMQISEMSAILGRSVGELFRIVIVMEMHGYLQKSETTDRYTVAYKLLDVALRATPSQNVIAAALMPMERLASAVGQSCHLVVVNGGQGLVIARQESPGTRGFALKVGAAVDLLRSCSGHVLLAFSPPARTSRLIELAEAAKGTACDRAALEKVLAQVRNQGFDSRKSPVTFGVTDISLPIFGFNGDVMAALTIPFMEMIDGSQKVDAEAARQELHAATQAISAVLGHQG; encoded by the coding sequence ATGTCCCGTCCCGGATTGAAAGGCACCTACGCGGCCCCTGCCCTGGAAAAGGCCTTTGAAATTCTGGAACTGCTGGCGGACCGGCCGGCGGGCATGCAGATCAGCGAGATGTCGGCCATCCTGGGCCGGTCGGTGGGCGAGTTGTTCCGCATCGTTATCGTCATGGAGATGCACGGCTATCTCCAAAAATCGGAAACGACCGACCGCTACACCGTGGCCTACAAGCTACTCGATGTGGCCTTGCGCGCCACCCCGTCGCAGAACGTGATTGCCGCTGCCCTGATGCCGATGGAACGGCTGGCATCGGCAGTCGGACAATCCTGCCATCTGGTGGTGGTGAATGGCGGCCAGGGTCTGGTGATCGCGCGCCAGGAAAGCCCCGGCACACGCGGCTTCGCGCTGAAGGTGGGGGCCGCCGTGGATCTGCTGCGCAGCTGTTCTGGCCATGTCCTGCTGGCCTTCTCTCCCCCTGCCCGCACATCCCGTCTGATCGAACTGGCGGAGGCGGCAAAGGGGACGGCCTGCGACCGGGCCGCCCTGGAGAAGGTGCTGGCACAGGTCCGAAACCAGGGTTTTGACAGCCGCAAAAGCCCAGTCACCTTCGGCGTTACTGACATCAGCTTGCCGATCTTCGGTTTCAACGGCGATGTCATGGCGGCCCTGACCATCCCCTTCATGGAGATGATCGACGGATCACAGAAGGTGGATGCAGAGGCGGCGCGACAGGAACTGCACGCCGCGACCCAGGCAATCTCTGCGGTTTTGGGCCATCAGGGCTGA
- a CDS encoding L-rhamnose mutarotase, producing MTRRLVLALDLVSDAALIADYEKQHRPGGVWPEVLNHIRASGVVQMQIWRVDDRMVMVAEVTEDYPRATPAALDEAVSRWER from the coding sequence ATGACCCGCCGTCTGGTTCTGGCGCTCGACCTTGTGTCGGATGCCGCACTGATTGCCGACTATGAGAAGCAGCATCGGCCCGGCGGCGTCTGGCCAGAGGTTTTAAACCATATCCGGGCGTCCGGTGTGGTGCAGATGCAGATCTGGCGGGTGGATGACCGGATGGTCATGGTGGCAGAGGTCACGGAGGACTATCCCCGCGCCACCCCAGCCGCGCTGGATGAGGCTGTGTCCCGTTGGGAACGCTGA
- a CDS encoding aldo/keto reductase — MTLPRRRIGRTALTVPEIGFGAAPMGNLYNPVGDEQARATLSTALDSGLTHIDTAPYYGFGLSERRVGDAVRGRTNVVLSTKVGRLLAVDTGVIDDRERCGFRSALPFRPVYDYSHDGILRSHEASLQRLGLGQVDILYVHDIGAVTHGDANSAMMAQLTTGGGFNALERLRAEGAIAAFGIGVNEVQACLDCLDRADLDVILLAGRYTLLEQGPLDDLIPLCARRGISLTLGGIFNSGILATGTRGNSVGYYNYAPAPPEILARVGRIEDVCGRYGVALPAAALQFVLSHPVVASVIPGLDTPDRVRAIRQLYEAPIPRDFWTELRHLGLLRPDAPIPSGIGAVR, encoded by the coding sequence ATGACATTGCCCCGTCGCCGCATTGGGCGCACAGCGCTGACGGTGCCGGAAATCGGTTTCGGCGCCGCCCCCATGGGTAATCTGTACAACCCCGTGGGTGACGAACAGGCCCGCGCCACCCTGTCCACAGCCCTGGATTCAGGACTGACGCATATTGATACGGCACCCTATTATGGCTTTGGTCTGTCGGAACGGCGGGTTGGGGACGCGGTGCGCGGACGCACCAACGTGGTTCTATCAACGAAGGTGGGACGCCTGCTGGCTGTCGACACCGGTGTCATCGACGATCGAGAACGGTGCGGCTTCCGCTCCGCCCTGCCCTTCCGCCCGGTTTACGATTACAGCCATGATGGCATTCTGCGGTCGCACGAGGCGTCGTTGCAGCGGCTGGGGCTGGGGCAGGTGGACATCCTTTATGTCCATGATATCGGTGCGGTGACCCATGGCGATGCGAACAGCGCCATGATGGCGCAGTTGACGACAGGCGGTGGTTTCAACGCACTGGAACGGTTGCGGGCGGAGGGGGCGATTGCGGCCTTCGGCATTGGTGTGAATGAGGTGCAGGCTTGCCTGGATTGTCTGGACCGGGCCGATCTGGACGTTATCCTGCTGGCCGGGCGCTACACGCTGCTGGAACAGGGGCCGCTGGATGACCTTATTCCCCTCTGCGCCCGTCGTGGTATCAGCCTGACCCTGGGCGGCATCTTCAATTCCGGCATCCTGGCGACCGGCACACGCGGTAACAGCGTCGGATACTACAATTATGCCCCCGCCCCGCCGGAAATCCTGGCAAGGGTGGGCCGGATTGAGGATGTATGCGGGCGTTATGGTGTTGCCCTTCCCGCGGCTGCCCTGCAATTCGTACTTTCCCATCCGGTTGTAGCCAGCGTCATTCCGGGCCTGGACACACCTGATCGGGTACGGGCGATCCGGCAGTTATACGAGGCACCAATACCACGAGATTTCTGGACGGAACTGCGGCATCTGGGCCTGCTGCGCCCCGATGCTCCCATCCCATCAGGAATTGGGGCCGTGCGATGA
- a CDS encoding amidohydrolase family protein, which translates to MIIDAHQHFWDPARGDYGWLAPDQPTLYRPILPTDLRPLLDDAGIDATILVQAAPTVAETDFLMGLAAATPWVKGVVGWFDLDAPDIADQIARRQAQAKFIGIRPMLQDINDPAWILGPGRAAGLEALQTSGLTFDALVMPPQLACVVELARRYPDLRIIIDHGAKGPIGMGPIPGWRREMAAAARCGNVTCKLSGLLTEMAPGTDDAAILDRMAELLDLFGPDRLIWGSDWPVLDLAGSYHRWHSLTQAFLARLEAGAKTAIMGGNAARIYRLEGP; encoded by the coding sequence ATGATCATCGACGCGCATCAGCATTTCTGGGACCCCGCGCGCGGCGATTACGGCTGGCTGGCACCAGACCAGCCAACGCTGTACCGTCCGATCTTGCCGACCGACCTGCGTCCCCTGCTGGACGATGCTGGCATCGACGCCACCATCCTCGTCCAGGCGGCACCCACGGTTGCGGAAACTGACTTCCTCATGGGGCTGGCGGCGGCCACACCCTGGGTTAAGGGGGTGGTCGGCTGGTTTGATCTGGACGCGCCAGACATTGCCGACCAGATCGCGCGGCGACAGGCACAGGCGAAGTTTATCGGCATCCGGCCCATGCTGCAGGATATTAATGACCCCGCCTGGATACTTGGCCCCGGACGGGCGGCCGGGCTTGAGGCCTTGCAGACATCGGGCCTGACCTTCGATGCGCTGGTAATGCCGCCGCAACTGGCCTGTGTCGTTGAACTCGCCCGGCGTTACCCCGATCTGCGCATCATCATCGACCACGGGGCTAAGGGCCCGATCGGCATGGGTCCGATCCCTGGTTGGCGCCGTGAAATGGCCGCCGCCGCCCGATGCGGCAATGTCACCTGCAAACTTTCGGGTCTGCTGACGGAAATGGCACCCGGCACGGATGATGCTGCAATTCTGGACCGGATGGCGGAACTGCTGGATCTGTTCGGGCCGGATCGGTTGATCTGGGGGAGTGACTGGCCGGTGCTGGACCTGGCTGGGTCCTATCACCGCTGGCATTCACTGACCCAGGCGTTCCTGGCCCGGCTGGAGGCCGGCGCGAAAACGGCGATCATGGGCGGCAATGCCGCACGTATTTACAGGCTGGAGGGACCGTGA
- a CDS encoding UxaA family hydrolase, which yields MAPAVILLHGDDNVVVCCRTVEAGEHIRVEGVDIIAEQRVALGHKLARRDLCTGDKVIKYGASIGSMTADIKAGGWVHMHNMKSDYIGAHMRDAVTG from the coding sequence ATGGCACCGGCGGTGATCCTGCTGCATGGCGACGATAATGTCGTTGTCTGCTGCCGGACGGTGGAGGCGGGGGAACATATCCGCGTGGAAGGGGTGGATATCATCGCAGAGCAGCGCGTGGCCCTGGGTCACAAACTGGCACGCCGTGACCTTTGCACCGGCGACAAGGTCATAAAGTACGGCGCGTCCATCGGTTCGATGACCGCCGATATCAAGGCAGGCGGCTGGGTCCATATGCACAACATGAAAAGCGACTATATCGGCGCGCATATGCGCGACGCCGTCACCGGCTGA
- a CDS encoding UxaA family hydrolase → MNAQGYLRPDGRKGIRDVLIVAYLVECAHHTARRIVDLADDPQVHLVGFPGCYPNDYARRMMKALVAHPNVGGVILVSLGCESFDREGVAAHAAAHGRPVETIVIQQVGGTRAAIEQGRAAVGRVKAQMAAAQVRVPLSLSDLVVGTVCGGSDGTSGITANPAVGRAFDGLVDAGATCIFEETGEMIGCEGPMAQRAGSPAVADAIVASIAKAETYYRTMGFGSFAPGNAEGGLSSQEEKSAGAYVKSGSRPIIGVIKPPERTTAPGLYLMDVVPDGEPRFGFPNISDNAEIVEMIASGAHLTLFTTGRGSVVGSAIAPVIKITGNPETWQRLGEDMDINAGAIFDGSATLDSVGAEIVALIEAVAGGAETKSEAMGHREFILTYKAFEPSGPGCFPR, encoded by the coding sequence ATGAACGCGCAAGGCTATCTGCGGCCCGATGGGCGCAAGGGCATCCGCGATGTACTGATCGTGGCCTATTTGGTGGAATGCGCCCACCATACGGCCCGGCGGATCGTAGATCTGGCCGATGACCCACAGGTGCATCTGGTGGGCTTTCCCGGCTGTTACCCTAATGATTACGCGCGGCGGATGATGAAGGCGCTGGTCGCCCATCCCAATGTCGGCGGCGTCATCCTAGTGTCGCTGGGATGCGAAAGCTTTGACCGCGAGGGGGTGGCGGCCCATGCCGCCGCCCATGGCCGACCGGTGGAAACCATCGTGATCCAGCAGGTGGGCGGCACCCGTGCCGCCATCGAACAGGGCCGCGCGGCCGTGGGACGGGTCAAGGCACAGATGGCCGCCGCCCAGGTGCGCGTACCGCTGTCGCTGTCAGATCTGGTGGTGGGGACGGTTTGCGGCGGGTCAGACGGGACCAGCGGCATCACGGCCAATCCCGCCGTGGGCCGTGCCTTTGACGGTCTGGTCGATGCCGGCGCCACCTGCATCTTTGAGGAAACGGGGGAGATGATTGGGTGCGAGGGGCCGATGGCCCAGCGCGCCGGCAGCCCGGCTGTGGCCGATGCCATTGTGGCATCCATCGCCAAGGCCGAAACCTATTACCGCACCATGGGATTTGGCAGTTTTGCACCCGGCAATGCCGAAGGCGGCCTTTCGTCACAAGAGGAAAAGTCGGCCGGGGCCTACGTCAAATCCGGCAGCCGCCCCATCATCGGTGTCATCAAGCCGCCAGAGCGCACAACCGCCCCCGGCCTGTACCTGATGGATGTGGTACCCGATGGGGAGCCACGTTTCGGGTTCCCCAACATTTCCGACAATGCCGAAATTGTGGAAATGATCGCCAGCGGCGCGCATCTGACCCTATTCACCACAGGGCGCGGGTCGGTGGTGGGATCGGCCATCGCCCCCGTCATCAAGATCACCGGCAATCCTGAAACCTGGCAGCGTCTGGGGGAGGATATGGACATCAATGCCGGTGCCATCTTCGACGGGTCTGCGACATTGGATAGTGTAGGGGCAGAGATTGTCGCCCTGATCGAGGCGGTCGCCGGTGGGGCGGAAACCAAATCCGAAGCCATGGGCCACCGCGAATTCATCCTCACCTATAAGGCGTTCGAGCCCTCCGGGCCCGGCTGCTTTCCCCGCTAA
- a CDS encoding SDR family oxidoreductase: MSHKGRLAGKTALITAAGQGIGRATAELFVAEGAKVWATDINDGALSSLSGCKTRRLDVRDPADIAAANAEIGGIDVLFNCAGIVTGGNILECTEDEWDLSFDINVKAMFRMIRTFLPGMIERGGGSIINMSSVASSIKGVPNRFIYGASKAAVLGLTRAVAADFVTKGIRVNAICPGTVDTPSLHERLRATGDYEGAWASFTARQPMGRVGAPQEIAALALYLASDESAFTTGHAHVIDGGWTN, translated from the coding sequence ATGAGCCATAAGGGCAGACTGGCGGGAAAGACCGCCCTCATCACCGCCGCCGGCCAGGGCATTGGCCGCGCCACAGCCGAATTGTTCGTGGCGGAAGGGGCTAAGGTCTGGGCCACCGATATTAATGACGGCGCATTGTCCAGCTTGTCGGGCTGTAAGACGCGCCGGTTGGATGTGCGCGACCCGGCGGATATCGCCGCGGCCAATGCCGAAATTGGCGGCATCGACGTCCTGTTCAATTGTGCCGGCATCGTGACCGGCGGCAACATTTTGGAATGTACCGAGGATGAATGGGACCTGTCCTTTGACATTAATGTCAAAGCCATGTTCCGCATGATCCGCACTTTCCTGCCCGGCATGATCGAACGCGGCGGCGGGTCGATCATCAATATGTCGTCGGTGGCCAGTTCCATCAAAGGCGTGCCGAACCGGTTTATCTATGGCGCATCGAAGGCGGCGGTCCTGGGCCTGACGCGGGCGGTGGCGGCGGATTTTGTGACCAAGGGTATCCGCGTCAACGCGATCTGCCCCGGCACCGTCGACACCCCGTCCCTGCATGAACGCCTGCGCGCCACCGGCGATTACGAGGGGGCCTGGGCCAGCTTCACCGCCCGTCAGCCAATGGGCCGCGTAGGCGCCCCGCAGGAGATTGCGGCGCTGGCCCTTTATCTGGCGTCGGACGAAAGTGCCTTCACCACGGGCCACGCCCATGTCATCGACGGCGGTTGGACCAACTGA
- a CDS encoding fumarylacetoacetate hydrolase family protein produces the protein MKLLRYGAAGAEKPGLLAADGTIRDLSSVVGDIDGAAVTPEALARIAAIDPITLPVVEKVERYGACVARPGKFLCIGLNYADHAAESGLPVPAEPVVFMKATSALSGPNDPVIQPRNSTKLDWEVELAFVIGTECRYVDEAAGQAAIAGYFVCNDVSERAFQLDRGGTWDKGKGCDSFGPIGPWLVTADEVGDPGDLSMWLEVNGHRYQDGSTRTMIFKPGFIVSYLSQFMSLQPGDIVTTGTPPGVGMGQKPPKYLSHGDRIRLGIQGLGEQEQVVVAPI, from the coding sequence ATGAAACTGCTCCGATATGGCGCCGCCGGCGCTGAAAAGCCGGGCCTTCTCGCCGCTGACGGGACCATCCGCGACCTGTCCTCCGTGGTGGGGGATATTGACGGTGCGGCGGTGACGCCAGAGGCGCTGGCCCGGATCGCCGCCATCGACCCCATCACCCTGCCCGTTGTGGAAAAGGTGGAACGGTACGGGGCATGTGTGGCACGTCCGGGCAAGTTCCTGTGCATCGGACTGAACTATGCCGACCACGCCGCCGAAAGCGGCCTGCCCGTTCCGGCGGAACCGGTGGTGTTCATGAAGGCCACCAGCGCCCTTTCTGGCCCCAATGACCCGGTGATCCAGCCCCGGAACTCCACCAAGCTGGATTGGGAAGTGGAGCTGGCCTTCGTTATCGGCACCGAATGCCGGTATGTGGACGAGGCAGCGGGTCAGGCGGCCATTGCCGGCTATTTCGTCTGCAATGACGTGTCCGAACGCGCCTTTCAGTTGGACCGGGGCGGCACCTGGGACAAGGGCAAGGGCTGCGACAGTTTCGGCCCCATCGGCCCCTGGCTGGTGACAGCGGACGAAGTGGGTGATCCCGGTGACCTGTCCATGTGGTTAGAGGTCAATGGCCACCGCTATCAGGATGGGTCCACGCGGACCATGATCTTCAAGCCAGGCTTCATCGTCTCCTACCTCAGCCAGTTTATGAGCCTGCAACCCGGTGACATTGTCACCACAGGCACGCCGCCGGGCGTTGGCATGGGACAGAAGCCGCCGAAATACCTGTCCCATGGCGACCGTATCCGCCTGGGTATCCAGGGTCTGGGCGAACAGGAACAGGTGGTTGTGGCACCGATTTGA
- the fucP gene encoding L-fucose:H+ symporter permease — MSGRTEGPSASFITHGYRWGFALIASLFFLWAIANNFNDILIRHFQKALGLDRMQAGFIQFVFYIGYFVVALPAGLVMRRFGYKAAIITGLCFYAGGALLFLPASYIQTYSLFLTALFVIAAGAAFLETAANPYITAFGDPSRAPQRLNLAQSFNGFGAFIAPIIGGVLIFSGIEHSPEALAAMSPADLDAYRAMEASTVRLPYALLAAVAGFIALAVIFTTLPKGDFEQGSDETFGSQVRRLLSHRTLVMAVIAQFFYVAAQVGIWSYFVDFVKDAMPEVPEKQAAFMLSASLILFMVGRFVGTALMARIAPARLLGIYAVINALLCGVAAFAPGQVAVGALMLTSFFMSVMFPTIFALGIDKLGSLVPLGSSFIIMAIIGGAICPPLMGMVAVVTGTMQLAFLLPLVCFAFVALYALPKRS; from the coding sequence ATGTCTGGGCGCACAGAGGGACCATCGGCGTCCTTCATCACCCATGGCTACCGCTGGGGCTTCGCGCTGATTGCCAGCCTGTTTTTCCTGTGGGCCATTGCCAATAACTTCAACGACATCCTGATCCGCCACTTTCAAAAGGCCTTGGGCCTGGACCGGATGCAGGCGGGATTTATTCAGTTCGTGTTCTATATCGGCTATTTCGTTGTGGCCCTGCCAGCGGGTCTGGTGATGCGTCGCTTTGGGTATAAGGCGGCGATCATTACGGGCCTGTGTTTTTATGCGGGCGGCGCGCTGCTGTTCCTGCCCGCCTCTTACATCCAAACCTATAGCCTGTTCCTGACGGCCCTGTTCGTCATTGCGGCGGGGGCAGCGTTTCTGGAAACAGCGGCCAATCCCTATATCACTGCCTTTGGCGACCCCAGCCGTGCGCCGCAGCGCCTGAACCTTGCGCAATCCTTCAATGGCTTCGGGGCCTTTATCGCCCCCATCATTGGCGGCGTGCTGATCTTCTCCGGTATCGAGCATTCGCCAGAAGCGCTGGCCGCCATGTCGCCCGCCGATCTGGATGCCTACCGCGCCATGGAGGCATCGACGGTGCGACTGCCCTATGCGCTGCTGGCCGCCGTGGCGGGGTTCATTGCCCTGGCCGTGATCTTCACCACGCTGCCCAAGGGCGACTTTGAACAGGGTTCTGACGAAACATTCGGCAGCCAGGTCCGCCGCCTTCTCTCCCACCGCACCCTGGTGATGGCCGTCATCGCCCAGTTCTTCTATGTCGCGGCGCAGGTGGGGATCTGGAGCTATTTCGTGGATTTCGTGAAGGATGCGATGCCGGAGGTTCCGGAAAAGCAGGCCGCCTTCATGCTGTCGGCCAGCCTGATCCTGTTCATGGTTGGACGCTTTGTCGGCACGGCCCTGATGGCGCGCATCGCACCGGCCCGGCTGTTGGGTATTTATGCGGTGATCAATGCGCTGCTCTGTGGTGTGGCGGCGTTTGCACCGGGGCAGGTGGCTGTCGGCGCCTTGATGCTGACCAGCTTTTTCATGTCGGTGATGTTCCCCACCATCTTCGCGCTGGGGATCGACAAACTGGGATCGTTGGTGCCGCTGGGGTCGTCCTTCATAATCATGGCCATCATTGGCGGGGCCATCTGCCCACCTCTGATGGGCATGGTGGCGGTTGTCACGGGCACGATGCAGTTGGCGTTCCTGCTGCCCCTGGTTTGCTTCGCCTTTGTCGCCCTCTACGCCCTGCCCAAACGGTCATAA